The following proteins come from a genomic window of Pseudomonas sp. MAG733B:
- the paaX gene encoding phenylacetic acid degradation operon negative regulatory protein PaaX, producing the protein MSSLTPLNHLITRFQEQTPIRASSLIITLYGDAIEPHGGTVWLGSLIQLLEPIGINERLIRTSIFRLTKEGWLTAEKVGRRSYYSLTGTGRRRFDKAFKRVYSTTMPAWDGSWCLVMLSQLTQDKRKQVREELEWQGFGAISPVVLACPRSDRTDVNATLLDLGAQEDTIVFETTAQDVLASKALRLQVRESWNIEELATHYSEFIQLFRPLWQALREQENLQPSDCFLARILLIHEYRKLLLRDPQLPDELLPGDWEGRAARQLCRNIYRLIYAKAEEWLNSALETADGPLPDVGESFYRRFGGLK; encoded by the coding sequence ATGTCGTCCCTGACACCCTTGAACCATCTGATTACCCGCTTCCAGGAGCAGACGCCGATTCGCGCCAGTTCCTTGATCATCACCTTGTACGGTGATGCCATCGAACCCCACGGCGGGACGGTGTGGCTTGGCAGCCTGATTCAATTGCTTGAACCGATCGGCATCAACGAACGCCTGATCCGCACCTCGATTTTTCGCCTGACCAAGGAAGGCTGGCTGACCGCCGAGAAAGTCGGCCGTCGCAGCTACTACAGCCTGACCGGCACCGGTCGCCGGCGTTTCGACAAGGCCTTCAAGCGGGTCTACAGCACCACGATGCCGGCCTGGGACGGTTCGTGGTGCCTGGTGATGCTTTCGCAACTGACCCAGGACAAGCGCAAACAAGTGCGCGAAGAACTGGAGTGGCAAGGTTTTGGTGCGATTTCGCCCGTAGTCCTGGCCTGCCCGCGCAGCGATCGCACCGACGTCAATGCAACCTTGCTCGACCTCGGCGCCCAGGAAGACACCATCGTCTTCGAAACCACGGCCCAGGACGTACTGGCCTCCAAGGCGCTGCGCCTGCAAGTGCGCGAGAGCTGGAACATCGAGGAACTGGCGACCCACTACAGCGAATTCATTCAACTGTTCCGACCGCTCTGGCAAGCGCTTCGCGAGCAGGAAAACCTGCAGCCGTCCGACTGCTTCCTGGCGCGGATCCTGCTTATTCATGAATACCGCAAACTGCTGCTGCGCGACCCGCAACTGCCGGACGAGTTGTTGCCCGGCGATTGGGAAGGCCGCGCGGCCCGGCAGTTGTGCCGCAATATTTATCGTTTGATCTACGCCAAGGCCGAGGAATGGCTGAACAGTGCCCTGGAAACCGCCGACGGACCGTTGCCGGATGTGGGCGAGAGTTTTTATCGACGGTTTGGCGGGTTGAAGTAA